From a region of the Helianthus annuus cultivar XRQ/B chromosome 5, HanXRQr2.0-SUNRISE, whole genome shotgun sequence genome:
- the LOC110943876 gene encoding uncharacterized protein LOC110943876, which yields MACQGIIPEFGFGANSNAMLGEDNQNVQAQHVEEIGEIEVTNTGGPRASITHITQTVTPGNNGAGPSNPAPPQNISALLGLPEGETPSSWYAKQIATINAAYQSLSAQQAVLQAEPSLRNHEYYKPRQRIAHSEEAERDFSLAYRPAEAAEHSKFIPKIALAPLTKEKLPPTVGKFNGLTDPDDHVRVFTSVGVMGGWNMPMWCHLFIQTFTGAAHAWFDSLPPGKISSWVDFRTQFVNHFSQQRRYQRDTAEVTDIWRRENEGLEDFITRFNKECLEIGGVSEQLMRAHFKKAIRCDSLIRTITGKDGMPKEWDKLMEAAKIVAQTQESLAGNKNS from the exons ATGGCTTGTCAAGGAATCATTCCCGAGTTTGGCTTCGGAGCAAACTCTAATGCAATGTTGGGGGAGGACAATCAAAACGTCCAAGCCCAGCATGTAGAAGAAATCGGTGAAATCGAAGTAACCAACACCGGGGGACCCCGCGCGAGCATCACTCACATCACCCAGACGGTAACCCCGGGAAACAATGGTGCTGGACCCTCAAATCCAGCTCCACCTCAGAACATCTCGGCGCTATTAGGGCTACCTGAAGGTGAAACTCCATCCTCTTGGTACGCCAAACAAATTGCAACCATCAATGCCGCGTATCAATCTTTGAGCGCACAACAAGCAGTTTTACAAGCAGAGCCATCTTTG AGGAATCATGAGTATTACAAGCCAAGACAGCGCATCGCACATAGCGAAGAAGCAGAACGAGACTTCAGCCTCGCCTACAGGCCGGCCGAAGCTGCAGAACACTCAAAGTTCATTCCGAAGATCGCTCTAGCACCATTGACAAAAGAAAAGTTGCCTCCAACAGTCGGGAAATTCAACGGCCTAACTGATCCAGACGATCACGTTAGAGTATTCACAAGTGTTGGCGTTATGGGAGGTTGGAATATGCCAATGTGGTGTCACTTGTTTATCCAGACGTTTACGGGGGCTGCTCAcgcctggttcgacagccttcCGCCTGGAAAAATCAGCTCATGGGTTGATTTCAGAACACAGTTTGTTAACCATTTCAGCCAACAAAGACGTTACCAGCGCGACACAGCCGAGGTAACAGACATCTGGCGAAGAGAGAACGAGGGATTGGAAGACTTCATCACTCGATTTAACAAAGAATGTTTGGAGATTGGCGGTGTaagtgagcaactcatgcgcgCTCATTTTAAGAAGGCCATCCGCTGTGATAGTCTCATCAGAACTATCACCGGAAAAGATGGAATGCCCAAAGAATGGGATAAGCTCATGGAAGCTGCAAAAATAGTTGCGCAAACTCAAGAGTCGTTGGCCGGTAACAAGAACTCTTAA